A window from Xiphophorus maculatus strain JP 163 A chromosome 17, X_maculatus-5.0-male, whole genome shotgun sequence encodes these proteins:
- the rps16 gene encoding 40S ribosomal protein S16 has translation MPAKGPLQSVQVFGRKKTATAVAHCKRGNGLIKVNGRPLEMVEPATLQYKLLEPVLLLGKERFAGVDIRVRVKGGGHVAQIYAIRQAISKALVAYYQKYVDEASKKEIKDILIQYDRTLLVADPRRCESKKFGGPGARARYQKSYR, from the exons ATGCCAGCGAAAGGTCCACTACAATCTGTCCAGGTTTTTGGACGTAAA AAAACGGCCACAGCAGTCGCCCACTGCAAAAGGGGAAATGGCCTGATCAAGGTGAATGGCAGACCCCTGGAGATGGTGGAACCTGCCACACTCCAGTACAAG cTTTTGGAGCCTGTGCTGTTGCTTGGGAAGGAGCGTTTTGCTGGCGTTGACATCAGAGTCCGAGTGAAGGGTGGTGGACACGTTGCGCAGATCTATG cCATCCGTCAAGCCATCTCCAAAGCCTTGGTTGCATACTACCAGAAgt ATGTTGACGAGGCCTCCAAGAAGGAGATCAAAGACATCCTGATCCAGTACGACAGGACCCTGCTGGTTGCTGATCCACGTCGCTGCGAGTCCAAGAAATTCGGTGGACCTGGAGCCCGTGCCCGCTACCAGAAGTCCTACCGTTAA